The Plasmodium vinckei vinckei genome assembly, chromosome: PVVCY_08 genome contains the following window.
ttatataacattttttcgATATTTACTGTTATGGTATCGGAGAAATAGCTGGGgtccttttctttttccttttttttttttttctttttcctgTCTCCTTTTTGTTCCATTTTACGAAGTTAATATAAACCGAAAAGCCAAGATGATATCGCCAATGAATGCTTTATCTGTAATAACGCAAAAATGTTTCAATATCGCAGAGCTAATACTgcaaagaaataaaatataaaatagtacACATATAACAATGGGAATAAatgcataaataaatcacactacaatttatttcttgatatttaaaaaaaataatattccgCAATAAATCATGAGAAACACCAGACACCGTCACCacgaaatataaaaaaatattattaatataaaaaaaattatttttataattttgtaatgtgaaaaatgtatatttgtttaattttttctattaatttaaaaaaataactataACCATTGTGACTTGTAAAAGAATGCGCGAAAAGATAttagtataaaaatacaagtttacttttaaatagtgttaaaaattgttgtatatattttacactCATGTGCACACAGTGTTGTAATGCAATAACGGAATAAGAATTTAAGTGCAATTTTTTtgagagaaaaaaattaaaaaaataaatgctacataaaaaataaaaaatacaataaaacaAGTAATTAATACATAAACAATAGTGTTGAAATTCTAATTATTACAAATCAAAATAACTAGCAATAAAACtcacaaatatttatatactatataaaatatagtttgccataaaaaagaaataaaaactaTGTAGTGGGAAATACATCACCATTGGATTACCATGCCAATATTCCAACCATATTGCCCCCATTTATCATGCCAGagattaataatttttctggTACTTCATTTTACCACTTAACCACAGTATCTAGCTAACTTGAAGGGTGAAACTCGAAGTGCTCACTTGAATTCCCTTCCTTTATAGCTATCTATTTATTACTATCAAAGTAAAATAGCAAAAGCGATCGCATGAGCATATTGTGCTCATCATATGACAACTTGCTTGatggaatattttttagtaaGCATGTAACAAAAATATCTATATACAATTGTATGGATTTGAGATCATACatattgtttataatatcaatgtgatatttttcaactttttttaatatattaacatgcttttgtatttttttttcacgtaataaattttcaaacaATACATGTTTACCTAGTCTGTCATTGCTTTCCACTGTATTCccattatttgaaaaatctatgggatttaaatttttaaataaatcaatgattaaaaatttgtatatcaCCTTTTTAAAGCAAATTGTCTTGCTTGCGTCTTTAGATCTATTCATGTTTATATCCTGtaaaagttataaaaaagaaagaaaaaataatcgaaataaaagatatgcgtgtaataaaataaaagtatagACGCATACATTAGGTCAGCCACATTTTCTATACTTTCTGGTTTATATTAATGATGcacatatatgcatataaaaaaatgattaatTCAGAAACTTGGTGAACATttcgaaaaaaacaattcaTAAACATACACCCTTTtctcatttaaaaaaaaattacgtGTAGTGTTAGGCAAATATATTCGCAATATGATTCCATAAATGTATCgtttcttttaatattccACCGAACCGATAAAAGCTTATTAATgctaatatttttgaatatgGATATGTGGTagttattaattaatttctcattttgtgtatatttcttttttaaattcttATCAAAGCTTATATCTATTTGTAgacattttttcataaatttattattgaaTTTGTTCGTTATatgcacattttttaatattgtcccttttttattaactcTATGAATAGAGCTACTAATAGAATTAATGccattatcattattattattcccTTTCTCAAAACATATACTTATATCCCTATCATCGGTCAtccatttatatttcttttcgTGGTGAAAAATTTTCTTGCTATGTTTctctttttcaaaaatctttgaaatgtatttattattatctataAATGTTTCCCCATTTGTAATATTGTTGGTTTGCTcagaaaattttatatttttaagaatattattatctgtATATGTGAAATCGTTTATaggttttattatttttttgtttttacgCCCTTTTTCTATATCATCATCAAGCATCTTATAATTATCCGCTATATCTATACGCAtttcttcttcatcatcTATCCTTTTGTCATTAATATTGACTATATCCCCTGAATTACTTTCCGTattattcctttttataCCATAACGATTTAAATCACCCTCTAAACCCATGCATAtttcatttcttttattaatattttttatatttcttaaaTTTTCAACAAGTGGATTCATATTTTGACTTTTAATTGAATTATTCACAAAACGATTTACAACGTTGTTCTGCATGAAGTTCCATCCCCCTCCTATATTGAAGTGTGTATTTTCATCACTTACTGTATCTATACTTCTTTTGaacatattttcatttctgTTAAATTCTTCCCCTCTTTTTggtattttttctatatcgAGAAACTTCCCTTCTACGGAATTAAATCCATCTTTGTATCCTTCCATATCATAGTATTccttattttcatttttgcTTTTCATAACGCAGTTTTGttcattataaaaattattattatcattataatttcTATTTGTCTGattgttgaaaaaaatgtatggaTTACACCTTGGATTTAAAtcatgatttatttttacattactAAGATTATTTAAGTCTTCAACTAGGTCGCCATTTATGTTTTGATTcgtttcatcatttttatcgCTATTCTTATTgccattatatttatttagtttgttatttcctttttcatGCTTATCATTTTGTAATCGCTTAGAcaaattacatatattcataaagCTTTGGTTAGGACTTACTtccttttcatttattaaaacattGCCTTGGCTTATATATTCCATATCGTTGTTAATATAATGAcacatatttctttttttttcatttttcctTTCTTCATATGCTTGCATATTGATTTCAACTTCATTTGCAGAAATACTACGGGAAAATTCAGTGCCAATATTTAGCTcgcttttttttaaatttatatcgTCATAGttgttataattaaataaaaatttatgctTATCACTTATATTATTAGCATATGAGTTCGATGAATTATTTGCTTCACATGTATATGGGATACTATTATTAGGATAAATTGTTGGATCTGTAAAAACGCTTTCATTGTTATTTTCCCACCACAAATcatctattttattttgttcatgatcattttttttgttttcatgGCTAAAGATATTTGTGAGTTCATTCATTTTACCTCCATTGTTGCGTACATCTTCATTTTCGATCATTAAATTTGTGTTCTCCTCGTTAAAATTATTGGAATTATGATAATccgtatatatatcatttctactcatacatatattattattttggctgctatttatatcattatatttattgggTGATATtctaaaattttttgtttcgtTTTcgtcatttatatttccaaTACAATACTTActagtattatttttaggattaaataaaagattctgtccattattaaaattttctatattttcatcaataGTAACAACTTTGTCAACTTTACTGGTGTTTGgtgataaaaatgagaTTTTAAttggtatattttttctatctGAATAATGTAAGTCAAATGAATTTCTCCATATATCAGGATAAATACTAGCCTGTTTATATTCGgaattgttattatttgctTCGATATcattaatgaaatatttatttatttgattatCATATATGCTATAcgataatttttcattatttatttttggagtatttgcattattattatcactaaaatgtattaatttTGCTTCAGTTTCCCCATAAGTTGTCTGAAGAAATGGTGAATTCATTTGTACCATTTCACCAGAAATTCCATTCTTATTTTGTTCACAAAAGTTACCTCTACTGTTGGTGCCAGTACAATAGATATTACTAATACTTCCtatattgttaatattattttggtaAAAATTTCTTCCATTTTGAGTGTTTGGCTGTTCTACAAATTCAGAAACATCAGTTTGATTTATTGTCAACATATCATTAGACAGACCTGTATTTTGACATTCAATGCTTACACCATTATAAATGTTACAATCAGGgaaaagataataattattatcgttgtcttttttattaatctTATTAgagtttaaataattttgatcaATATTTGCCTCATTTATAGTGAATTGATTATTTTCGTCTTCTTTTGGATTTTCATTTATCcacacatttttattaaagttCATTCTTTCATACTGATTTTGGAATAAATGCATTTTTggcatatttaaatttctattttctatacaataatttatattgcTAATCTCTGATTTGCTATCCATACTATATTCTCCATTGTTGAAATATTCTTTACCCACCATTTTGTACGATTTAGCACATTCTATgtcattaaaattgttattataaCATTCTAAAAAAGGCATAGATATATGTCCATTGTaagtattataattattgttatattcaattttatttctactCATATGATCACCCTTTCCTATTCCATTATTCCACATTCCTTCAtcatattttgaatatgtATTACAATTCCAATTCAAAAACATtgcattttctttttcaacattcaaattattttctttcgCTACGTTTTCATGATAAAAGTTATTCAAATTATCAATGTTCTTATCACTATTGAttctattaataatatcattTCTAAATGTATTTTCACTCATAATAAccgtattattatttccaacattacttaaaattgtttcaaaaaatttattggTGTAATTTCCTGTACtgcttaatttttttatcgcATCTACATTATTAAATGTATCATGATAACATGCTTCCTCATTATTTTCCACTTCACATgggtttatttttttataaaaatatgtttccATCCTTTCTCCACGATTTATGTATTTGTCTGTTAATGGCGTTCGTATATTTGGGGTTATAAAACATTTACTTAATATTTCTTCATTaggaatatttaaattggtCGGATTAAAATAGGGATACTCATTTTCAtaactatttatatgaaattttttttcaatgtttttcataaaaacataattattatttctatctCCATTCATTAGATGCATTTCATTATTAGTATagctatttatataattgtttgTGTCTGTATcttgatttatatttatactattcatattataatttccaaaatcattttcaccatgtattttatttaattcggttctattattaatttgagTTCCCATACCTATTGAgcttaaattatattcattaccGAGACTATTTTGATTCTccattatttttccatCGTATGCCATTTTTATGCCAACTAAATAGGGTGCATTATTGAGTCGATtgtaattttgtttattgcTATCAATCACAACATTATTGTTATAACCACATAGCAAATATGCATTACCCATATCATTTGTAACATCTTTGAAACTTCTATCTCCCAgcatatcattttttggaTAACTTGATATCGAAATATTCCCTGCCTGATAATTGCTGCAAGTGTTGCCACCATATATATCAGTTCCCAAGCCTTTGTAATAATCATTTTGAGAAATCAAATTGCCATTTTGAATATTGTATGGATGGGAGTCAGATGCGCAATATGTATTCCTAATTAGGTCGTTGTTCTTATTTAAATTGGGTAATTCATACAtgacattattattttcactaACTCTTCCATCGCCTTTTAAAAgtatatttccatttatattagtatTATCGATGCCACCATTGCTGATATTTTCACACtcttttttccttttcttcTTAGATGGAACATTTCCCAATGAAATGCTTTTTCGTTTTGATACActaatatcatttttgtttttcttttttaatcttAAATTGTTTCTCCTTTTTTGAACATTTAATCTGCTCCTAACAGCTAATTCTCTTGCTGCTAAAAACCCATATCTATAAACAGAAAAGcactctttttttttatatccatATGCGCACCACCGTTTTTGTCGAATATCAAAATGTACTCCTTTCATTTTGggtattttcataattttatgaaaataatttatattattattttctttggtatttttcttattatcATCTTTCAGCTTATAGCTGCATATTTCCAATTTATCTAGTTCATCCTCTCGTACGTTTTCATTGCAGTTTTTACAGTTACTATCACTTACCTTACCAATATAaccatcattttttatctcATTTGAttcatttcctttttttttttttttttttctcttattATCTGCGTTTATTCCAGAATAACACATATTGTCAATTTCGATAGCGAAGTTATTTTCTTCActttttcttattatatatgactCATTTATGCCATCTCCAATTTTGGGTTCCCCTGCTATATCGTCATtgtaaacatattttatattattttcatctatatataattcattgcttcgattttttatctcattttttgaatatcgacattttttatcgttttttttattgtctaTAATTGAAtttgaaattttattttcaatataacTAGTGCCATTCATTTCACCAATTCTAGtttgataaattaaattgcCCATTccctttttaaaaaaatttaaacatCCATTATctgaataatttttatttacacatCGATTGTTTATATCAATTAATTGTAGCATAGAGGTAGAATGATTTGGAGGATTTTCATCTACACtaataatcattttttctgtgtttcctttttttcgATGTTTtgctttttgttttttctctttCCCCTTCACACCTATGATTTCTCTATCTTCTTTTCTTTCAccatttttgtaaaattcaTGAATTgtgtttgttttttttattgagGATTTTACTTTGTtcttgttttttaaaatcatGCCATCTAAAATTGCTTCCTTTTCAgggtttttattatttatattcctttccaataaattattaatattctCCGTGATATTAAATTCGTTTTTGCTTGTTTCTTTCTCCACTCCTATGTTGTCttctcctttttttttcttttttctcgACCTCCCAAGTGTGATATTCTGTGTTCCAGCTTTGCTACTATTATTGCACCCtacttcattttttcccttttccaatattttttcagagtttgaaattttgtttattctatgattttttaaaatgggTTTTTTCTTTGCATTTACAATATTGCttacattttcaaaatagttattattatcGCCAAATTTTGTAGTAAAATCTTGCTCATTGTTTTCGTTTCTATTACTTAAGTGCGGGTGTAACatacttttattataataaaaattattgtttCTATTGTcatgtaataaatttaaaatgcTTTTTGAATCCGCCTTTCGGTTTTTCCTGATAGAATTATTACCATCTACAATTTCTATTTTCGTATTCTGAACCACACCATTTTCTACATCTTTATGtaaaatgatatttttcttcatgCTTGAAGTATTGCCAAATTCATTATTGTATTCGTACTTTTCTCTATTTATCACA
Protein-coding sequences here:
- a CDS encoding transcription factor with AP2 domain(s), putative; this translates as MNEGEINDKPLEEGNLGLFAENTSNISKLRSKNLNSIKDDLKKEEKHKDKKYNGHSKKNAQENSFDMICSNSNQGKSRYGQYNLLPYFEKEKYNYSNVAISPHQYSKNHYKCNSLDYKGNKTITGTEENKKLNNIRKKKLLKNQKCIIKLYNRATKTGGMLCCKNAPNDDISRNFEEEKSEVKCRETNSNDNKNRSNIDVVENLPNYNDFSCFPQNEIHKHNINGTNEDKINTVLSKASNNIKKIEKNTKIVTEKERDEKFRKKEDYGGIRNSDMTNIEKGIEKMRTNFSDDITTNIGDKKNDRNKYIPNVNKKVSCLENIIINENNEKWDAERILHNNISQKLEHNNGDVVGGIDKSHINNLNMPKVILPIKSQENKKEANNICERESKIYRDRHDVCLNSKPNCKINLIKILEKKTYKGSKMANSIDKVNSSNGKNVIHIGYKNIPISKCCDKINKLNHENNENGKKHNNILKNDLSISRLKVGNSTTASLNEDKRKVNENSKRIIMGCNIMKKISKEDESSIYITTDNRKKKIIDQSLVEVYTTNANKCDENMKETENGDAMNSEDNHIREDHELKKKKTYCLNKPSTTVICEKINDLVNGKENNTYVNNAIFGIEYENESKGDKRKVSYKNPLDILLKNEKENNLGDEEKADFMSKSPFINDLKSEEASCPSKCVSTDDINNVLLNYGKKSINNYESLNNYNDNYNNNYKKKKKRTGIPLNERKYYRVLAKQMVKIQGLTFDHNQIRWIAYWKNENNKQIQKHFPVCKYGFYKARQLALEFRNSKINEKGGNGKCEKNKIVNKSETIYAKMNKKELFKKGSEKIESILNNGKNVTVACLSYHSKSVSSIHGNAKSKSKISGNKESATFDKGNNSTNACNVNSEKIIPSKEKESDFNFRENESMWVNDASNFLRNNEHLNAMFTNNGKTNDINNYDLNFSKRLNSEMNTKLYDNNGLIGNTSSFHKQKQFSNCVPIPSDINNSGNFLCQSKNENIRDDEINMQHNSMTNERIYPNDVPNNCTNGYCENNNGNYVHNYKNCNANVNICMNIFENTYYNKLNNPTFSCDQNKTSLWSYPQNDVGYANHFNKFEGSNSIGNIGMNGIYTENKQNEDKKFTEWNAQPQYLICNNKERNDYYYKNGSCGNFSEKVFMHTNIGTEKEGVNYTSEGERLDWNFHYNFNNVNNIIKNDNDLDEVSIERENEEYNNDTKGMRNSDLSNNESNILSNRNSVYQYRNSDNYFYDVNNNLGILSNGDVINREKYEYNNEFGNTSSMKKNIILHKDVENGVVQNTKIEIVDGNNSIRKNRKADSKSILNLLHDNRNNNFYYNKSMLHPHLSNRNENNEQDFTTKFGDNNNYFENVSNIVNAKKKPILKNHRINKISNSEKILEKGKNEVGCNNSSKAGTQNITLGRSRKKKKKGEDNIGVEKETSKNEFNITENINNLLERNINNKNPEKEAILDGMILKNKNKVKSSIKKTNTIHEFYKNGERKEDREIIGVKGKEKKQKAKHRKKGNTEKMIISVDENPPNHSTSMLQLIDINNRCVNKNYSDNGCLNFFKKGMGNLIYQTRIGEMNGTSYIENKISNSIIDNKKNDKKCRYSKNEIKNRSNELYIDENNIKYVYNDDIAGEPKIGDGINESYIIRKSEENNFAIEIDNMCYSGINADNKRKKKKKKGNESNEIKNDGYIGKVSDSNCKNCNENVREDELDKLEICSYKLKDDNKKNTKENNNINYFHKIMKIPKMKGVHFDIRQKRWCAYGYKKKECFSVYRYGFLAARELAVRSRLNVQKRRNNLRLKKKNKNDISVSKRKSISLGNVPSKKKRKKECENISNGGIDNTNINGNILLKGDGRVSENNNVMYELPNLNKNNDLIRNTYCASDSHPYNIQNGNLISQNDYYKGLGTDIYGGNTCSNYQAGNISISSYPKNDMLGDRSFKDVTNDMGNAYLLCGYNNNVVIDSNKQNYNRLNNAPYLVGIKMAYDGKIMENQNSLGNEYNLSSIGMGTQINNRTELNKIHGENDFGNYNMNSININQDTDTNNYINSYTNNEMHLMNGDRNNNYVFMKNIEKKFHINSYENEYPYFNPTNLNIPNEEILSKCFITPNIRTPLTDKYINRGERMETYFYKKINPCEVENNEEACYHDTFNNVDAIKKLSSTGNYTNKFFETILSNVGNNNTVIMSENTFRNDIINRINSDKNIDNLNNFYHENVAKENNLNVEKENAMFLNWNCNTYSKYDEGMWNNGIGKGDHMSRNKIEYNNNYNTYNGHISMPFLECYNNNFNDIECAKSYKMVGKEYFNNGEYSMDSKSEISNINYCIENRNLNMPKMHLFQNQYERMNFNKNVWINENPKEDENNQFTINEANIDQNYLNSNKINKKDNDNNYYLFPDCNIYNGVSIECQNTGLSNDMLTINQTDVSEFVEQPNTQNGRNFYQNNINNIGSISNIYCTGTNSRGNFCEQNKNGISGEMVQMNSPFLQTTYGETEAKLIHFSDNNNANTPKINNEKLSYSIYDNQINKYFINDIEANNNNSEYKQASIYPDIWRNSFDLHYSDRKNIPIKISFLSPNTSKVDKVVTIDENIENFNNGQNLLFNPKNNTSKYCIGNINDENETKNFRISPNKYNDINSSQNNNICMSRNDIYTDYHNSNNFNEENTNLMIENEDVRNNGGKMNELTNIFSHENKKNDHEQNKIDDLWWENNNESVFTDPTIYPNNSIPYTCEANNSSNSYANNISDKHKFLFNYNNYDDINLKKSELNIGTEFSRSISANEVEINMQAYEERKNEKKRNMCHYINNDMEYISQGNVLINEKEVSPNQSFMNICNLSKRLQNDKHEKGNNKLNKYNGNKNSDKNDETNQNINGDLVEDLNNLSNVKINHDLNPRCNPYIFFNNQTNRNYNDNNNFYNEQNCVMKSKNENKEYYDMEGYKDGFNSVEGKFLDIEKIPKRGEEFNRNENMFKRSIDTVSDENTHFNIGGGWNFMQNNVVNRFVNNSIKSQNMNPLVENLRNIKNINKRNEICMGLEGDLNRYGIKRNNTESNSGDIVNINDKRIDDEEEMRIDIADNYKMLDDDIEKGRKNKKIIKPINDFTYTDNNILKNIKFSEQTNNITNGETFIDNNKYISKIFEKEKHSKKIFHHEKKYKWMTDDRDISICFEKGNNNNDNGINSISSSIHRVNKKGTILKNVHITNKFNNKFMKKCLQIDISFDKNLKKKYTQNEKLINNYHISIFKNISINKLLSVRWNIKRNDTFMESYCEYICLTLHDINMNRSKDASKTICFKKVIYKFLIIDLFKNLNPIDFSNNGNTVESNDRLGKHVLFENLLREKKIQKHVNILKKVEKYHIDIINNMYDLKSIQLYIDIFVTCLLKNIPSSKLSYDEHNMLMRSLLLFYFDSNK